The following are encoded together in the Bacillus sp. NP157 genome:
- a CDS encoding catalase gives MLQLAWPPVASACHHREEHAVDKLTTAFGAPVPDDDNTMTAGPRGPALLQDVWFLEKIAHFDREVIPERRMHAKGAGAFGTFTVTGDITAYTKARIFSEVGKQTEVVMRFSTVAGERGAADAERDIRGFAMKFYTEEGKWDLVGNNTPVFFIRDPLKFPDLNHAIKRDPGTGLRSADNNWDYWTLLPEAIHQVTIVMSDRGIPRSFRHMHGFGSHTFSFVNAENVRHWVEFTFKTHQGIENLTDEQATALIGNDRESNQRDLLEAIERKDFPRWTMYVQVMTEAQAEALPYNPFDLTKVWPHADFPLIEAGVLELNRNPDNFFQDIEQVAFAPAVVVPGIGFSPDRMLQGRLFSYGDAQRYRLGVNYAQIPVNAPRCPVNAYHRDGAMRVDGNGGGKTHYAPNSRGALQPQPAYAEPAMQAGQVATRWNHREDQDYYSQPRRLFELMGPEERQRLFANTARAMRGASEPVKQRHVANCTLVHPEYGAGVAEALAQVTG, from the coding sequence ATGCTGCAGCTAGCCTGGCCACCGGTGGCCAGCGCATGCCATCACCGAGAGGAGCACGCCGTGGACAAGCTGACGACCGCCTTTGGCGCACCCGTACCTGACGACGACAACACCATGACGGCGGGCCCGCGCGGCCCTGCCCTGCTTCAGGACGTGTGGTTCCTCGAAAAAATCGCACACTTCGATCGCGAGGTGATTCCCGAGCGCCGCATGCATGCCAAGGGCGCGGGCGCCTTTGGCACGTTCACCGTCACGGGCGACATCACCGCGTACACGAAGGCCAGGATCTTTTCCGAGGTGGGAAAGCAGACCGAAGTCGTCATGCGCTTTTCCACCGTCGCCGGCGAACGCGGGGCCGCGGACGCCGAGCGCGACATCCGCGGCTTCGCGATGAAGTTCTACACCGAGGAAGGCAAATGGGATCTGGTCGGCAACAACACGCCGGTGTTCTTCATCCGCGATCCGCTGAAATTTCCTGACCTCAACCATGCCATCAAGCGCGACCCGGGCACGGGCCTGCGCAGCGCCGACAACAACTGGGATTACTGGACCCTGCTGCCCGAGGCCATCCACCAGGTCACCATCGTGATGAGCGACCGGGGGATCCCACGTTCGTTCCGGCATATGCATGGCTTCGGCAGCCACACCTTCAGTTTCGTCAATGCAGAAAACGTCCGTCACTGGGTCGAGTTCACCTTCAAGACGCATCAGGGCATCGAGAACCTGACCGACGAGCAAGCGACTGCGCTTATCGGCAACGACCGCGAAAGCAACCAGCGCGACCTGCTCGAGGCCATTGAGCGCAAGGACTTCCCGCGCTGGACGATGTACGTGCAGGTGATGACCGAGGCCCAGGCCGAGGCGCTCCCCTATAACCCGTTCGACCTGACCAAGGTGTGGCCGCACGCGGACTTCCCGCTCATCGAAGCCGGTGTCCTCGAGCTCAACCGCAATCCGGACAACTTCTTCCAGGACATCGAACAGGTCGCCTTTGCCCCTGCCGTGGTGGTCCCGGGGATCGGCTTCTCGCCTGACCGCATGCTGCAGGGCCGGCTTTTTTCGTACGGCGACGCCCAACGCTACCGCCTCGGGGTCAACTACGCGCAGATTCCCGTCAATGCACCGCGTTGCCCGGTCAACGCCTATCACCGTGACGGCGCCATGCGGGTCGACGGCAACGGCGGTGGCAAGACCCACTACGCACCCAACAGCCGGGGTGCACTCCAGCCGCAGCCGGCCTATGCGGAGCCGGCGATGCAGGCCGGCCAGGTCGCCACGCGGTGGAACCACCGGGAAGACCAGGATTACTACTCCCAGCCACGTCGCCTGTTCGAACTCATGGGGCCGGAGGAAAGGCAACGCCTGTTTGCCAACACGGCACGCGCGATGCGCGGGGCAAGCGAGCCGGTCAAGCAGCGACACGTAGCCAATTGCACCCTGGTGCACCCGGAGTACGGCGCGGGCGTCGCCGAAGCACTGGCCCAGGTCACGGGTTAG
- a CDS encoding response regulator transcription factor, whose protein sequence is MSQSERPIRVLVVDDHPLMREGIRTVINASTDMVVVGVAADGNDALEQFRQSQPDITIMDLQMPTLGGVESIELIRQEFPGARILVLSTYKTDVQAIRALRAGARGYILKDAVPTDLATAIRAIHAGRRHITQEVAAAIAIHLAEDTLTEREIAVLEIVAQGNSNGEVAEKLSVSVETIKQHMKNIATKLGTSDRAHAVAIAIKRGMITV, encoded by the coding sequence ATGTCGCAGTCCGAACGTCCCATCCGAGTCCTTGTCGTCGACGACCACCCGCTGATGCGGGAAGGCATCCGGACGGTGATCAACGCGAGCACGGACATGGTCGTAGTCGGGGTCGCCGCCGACGGCAACGACGCCCTCGAACAGTTCCGGCAGTCGCAACCCGACATCACGATCATGGATCTGCAGATGCCCACGCTGGGCGGTGTCGAGTCGATCGAACTCATCCGCCAGGAGTTTCCAGGCGCCCGCATCCTCGTCCTGTCCACCTATAAAACCGACGTCCAGGCCATCCGCGCCCTGCGCGCCGGTGCACGCGGCTACATCCTCAAGGACGCCGTGCCCACGGACCTGGCGACGGCCATCCGCGCTATCCACGCCGGTCGGCGGCACATCACGCAGGAAGTCGCGGCGGCCATCGCCATCCACCTCGCCGAAGACACGCTCACGGAGCGGGAAATCGCCGTGCTGGAAATCGTTGCGCAAGGCAACTCCAACGGCGAGGTGGCCGAGAAGCTCTCGGTGAGCGTCGAAACCATCAAGCAGCACATGAAGAACATCGCCACGAAGCTCGGCACGAGTGACCGCGCCCATGCCGTCGCCATCGCCATCAAGCGCGGCATGATCACCGTCTGA
- a CDS encoding AraC family transcriptional regulator, with product MASRADGSHPALALARHDALLDELGSILAGCMRLPKVDATVLACMVSAIVARLTELGHTDDMSSRPGVALQPWQEALATALLGNPGPCVPIPAVASACGTTVGNFCRAFRAKFGCTPQEWRVDARLAHAKTLMLQTSLSLTHIALECGFAEQSHFNHSFLRRVGSSPGAWRRRERGVE from the coding sequence ATGGCAAGCCGAGCCGACGGAAGCCACCCGGCATTGGCACTGGCGCGGCATGACGCCCTGCTCGATGAACTCGGCAGCATCCTTGCCGGGTGCATGCGGCTTCCGAAGGTCGACGCAACGGTCCTGGCCTGCATGGTCAGCGCCATCGTTGCACGGCTGACCGAACTGGGACACACGGACGACATGTCGAGCCGCCCCGGCGTCGCCCTCCAGCCCTGGCAGGAAGCACTGGCCACGGCGCTGCTCGGCAACCCCGGCCCCTGCGTACCCATCCCGGCGGTCGCTTCGGCCTGCGGCACCACCGTGGGCAACTTCTGCCGCGCGTTCCGCGCCAAATTTGGATGTACGCCCCAGGAGTGGCGCGTCGATGCAAGACTTGCACACGCAAAGACCCTTATGCTTCAGACGTCGCTGTCGCTGACCCACATCGCTCTCGAGTGCGGGTTTGCGGAGCAAAGCCATTTCAACCACAGTTTCCTGCGAAGGGTCGGGTCCAGCCCGGGAGCCTGGCGACGGCGGGAACGTGGGGTGGAATGA
- a CDS encoding AraC family transcriptional regulator: MHLVAGIPASSSAPLGDHAGVGHLTPMDTGWLLGLVFEADDRRLVANHLVAAHEKDPSSTELASRMRALGQRLDVGSTQGSSAARHLRDAASALDAVLGKACPSGSTALSARQLDIAYGLLGSGLEKALYVSDVAAACGVSEGHFRRAFRLCTGISPQQWRQERRIRDCRRQLAEGDESLATIARRAGFTAQSHFSRVFSQLTGMSPSEWRRIVRPAARAANLGATTAGNPLNTLEAGV; this comes from the coding sequence ATGCACCTCGTTGCCGGAATTCCCGCAAGCTCGAGCGCGCCACTGGGCGACCATGCAGGCGTTGGCCATCTCACCCCGATGGACACGGGTTGGCTGCTCGGCCTTGTCTTCGAGGCCGACGACCGGCGCCTGGTCGCCAATCACCTGGTCGCCGCGCATGAGAAAGACCCGTCGAGCACGGAGCTTGCGTCACGCATGCGCGCCCTCGGCCAGCGACTCGATGTCGGCTCCACGCAAGGCTCGTCCGCAGCACGGCATCTGCGCGATGCCGCCAGCGCACTCGACGCCGTCCTCGGCAAAGCCTGCCCGTCAGGCAGCACGGCATTGTCGGCACGGCAATTAGACATCGCCTACGGGCTGCTGGGCAGCGGGCTGGAAAAAGCCCTTTACGTCAGTGACGTCGCCGCAGCGTGTGGTGTTTCGGAAGGGCATTTCCGTCGGGCCTTCCGCCTCTGCACGGGGATCTCGCCCCAGCAGTGGCGTCAGGAGCGACGCATCCGCGACTGCCGCCGGCAACTCGCCGAGGGCGACGAGTCCCTCGCCACGATCGCACGCCGCGCAGGCTTCACTGCACAGAGTCATTTCAGTCGTGTCTTCAGCCAACTGACCGGCATGAGTCCCAGCGAATGGCGGCGCATCGTCAGGCCTGCCGCACGCGCAGCCAACCTCGGCGCAACCACGGCAGGGAACCCGCTCAACACGCTGGAGGCCGGTGTGTGA
- a CDS encoding alpha/beta hydrolase: MRVQERNNVRQFGDGPATLVFAHGFGCDQNMWRLVASAFSDRFRVVLFDLVGSGGSDLSAYDRDKYDSLDGYADDLIEVVQAFGRGPVVFVGHSVSAMIGAVAELRSPGLFAAHIMIGPSPCYIDDGDYTGGFSRDDIDSLLETLSGNYLGWSSTMAPVIMGAPDQPELAEELTNSFCRTDPEVARQFARVTFLSDSRRDIPRLASPCLILQCSDDIIAPMAVGDYLHRVLPNSTLRVIDNVGHCPHLSAPRASIEAMNAFLATLDLRDAS, translated from the coding sequence ATGCGCGTCCAAGAACGAAACAATGTCCGCCAGTTCGGCGATGGCCCGGCCACCCTGGTCTTCGCCCACGGCTTTGGCTGCGACCAGAACATGTGGCGCCTGGTGGCATCGGCGTTCTCCGACCGGTTCCGGGTGGTCCTGTTCGATCTGGTGGGTAGCGGCGGTTCCGACCTTTCCGCCTACGACCGCGACAAGTACGACAGCCTCGATGGCTATGCCGACGACCTGATCGAGGTCGTCCAGGCCTTCGGCCGCGGCCCGGTCGTCTTCGTCGGGCATTCGGTCAGCGCCATGATCGGCGCCGTGGCCGAGCTGAGGTCCCCGGGGCTCTTCGCCGCCCACATCATGATCGGACCGTCGCCGTGCTACATCGACGACGGCGACTACACGGGCGGCTTCAGCCGGGACGACATCGATTCCCTGCTGGAAACCCTCAGCGGCAACTACCTGGGATGGTCGAGCACCATGGCCCCCGTCATCATGGGCGCGCCCGACCAGCCGGAGTTGGCCGAAGAACTCACCAACAGCTTCTGCCGGACCGATCCGGAAGTCGCCAGGCAGTTCGCCCGGGTCACCTTCCTCTCCGACAGCCGGCGGGACATCCCCCGGCTGGCAAGCCCCTGCCTGATCCTGCAGTGCTCCGACGACATCATTGCCCCCATGGCGGTCGGCGATTACCTGCATCGCGTCCTGCCCAACAGCACGCTGCGCGTCATCGACAACGTCGGCCATTGCCCGCACCTGAGCGCCCCGCGTGCCAGCATCGAGGCCATGAACGCGTTCCTCGCCACCCTCGACCTGCGCGATGCCTCCTGA
- a CDS encoding PAS domain S-box protein has protein sequence MPPEPPALPSIGELYAAAPCGLLLTDPDGTIRHANATFCEWMDSEPAEMVGKRRIQDLLTVGGRIFHQTHWVPLLQMQGSISEVKLELKRGDGRTFPVVLNAVSRAHGVQVFHELAFFIAEDRHRYERELMHERAQAQQLLAIHLEAQQALALSEARLRLAMESAQLHVWHVEPGSAVRCYDDSVAELLGYPHPQPIDSQRFLAHMDVADREREAAAFAEAMDVSKGAYRCVFRLNGADGIQRTVRATGDAAFDNDGQFLRLVGVLLDITELSRQRAAAEERARFAEQMMGIVSHDLRNPLTAIKMGTQMLSNPGLAPERRDRMAEHIDASVDRARRLIDDLLDFTQAKIGSGMSVTPTMLDLHGLVRVAVNELRLSFPGRILSHREQGVGDCLADAGRLTQLLGNLVGNAMAYGDREQAVTITSRVDADTFELEVHNWGTPIPAELVPVLFEPMMRGTAVPTDQRSVGLGLFIVNDIARAHRGKISVSSTEGAGTVFRAIFPRRAAA, from the coding sequence ATGCCTCCTGAGCCGCCCGCACTTCCGTCGATAGGCGAACTCTACGCCGCGGCGCCGTGTGGGCTGCTGCTGACCGACCCCGACGGCACCATCCGCCATGCCAACGCTACCTTCTGCGAGTGGATGGACTCCGAACCCGCCGAGATGGTCGGAAAGCGCCGGATCCAGGACCTGCTCACCGTCGGCGGACGCATCTTCCACCAGACCCATTGGGTGCCCTTGTTGCAGATGCAGGGGAGCATTTCCGAGGTTAAGCTCGAGCTGAAGCGCGGGGATGGGCGGACGTTCCCGGTCGTCCTCAACGCGGTGAGCCGTGCCCACGGCGTGCAGGTATTCCACGAGCTGGCCTTCTTCATCGCCGAAGACCGCCATCGCTATGAGCGCGAGCTGATGCATGAGCGTGCCCAGGCACAGCAGCTGCTCGCCATCCACCTGGAAGCACAGCAGGCGCTGGCGCTATCGGAGGCGCGCCTGCGCCTGGCGATGGAATCGGCACAGCTGCATGTGTGGCACGTGGAGCCGGGCAGCGCGGTCCGTTGCTACGACGACTCGGTCGCGGAGCTGCTGGGCTACCCGCATCCCCAGCCCATCGACAGCCAGCGTTTCCTCGCCCACATGGATGTCGCCGACCGGGAACGCGAGGCTGCGGCATTCGCCGAGGCGATGGATGTGAGCAAGGGTGCTTACCGCTGTGTGTTTCGCCTCAACGGTGCCGATGGCATCCAGCGCACGGTCCGCGCCACCGGCGATGCGGCGTTCGACAATGACGGCCAGTTCCTGCGCCTGGTCGGGGTGTTGCTGGACATCACCGAACTCAGCCGCCAGCGTGCCGCGGCCGAGGAGCGCGCGAGGTTCGCCGAGCAGATGATGGGCATCGTCAGCCATGACCTGCGCAACCCGCTGACCGCGATCAAGATGGGCACGCAGATGCTCTCGAACCCGGGCCTGGCGCCGGAGCGGCGGGATCGCATGGCCGAGCACATCGACGCCTCGGTGGACCGTGCCCGACGGCTGATCGACGACCTGCTGGATTTCACCCAGGCCAAGATCGGTTCGGGCATGAGCGTCACGCCGACGATGCTCGACCTGCACGGCCTCGTCCGCGTCGCCGTCAACGAGCTAAGGCTTTCCTTCCCCGGACGCATCCTCAGCCATCGCGAACAGGGCGTCGGCGATTGCCTGGCCGATGCGGGGCGCCTGACCCAGTTGCTCGGCAACCTGGTCGGTAACGCCATGGCCTACGGCGACAGGGAACAGGCCGTGACCATCACCTCGCGGGTGGACGCGGACACCTTCGAACTCGAAGTCCACAACTGGGGCACGCCGATTCCCGCCGAGCTGGTGCCGGTGCTCTTCGAGCCGATGATGCGCGGCACGGCGGTGCCTACCGACCAACGCAGCGTGGGGCTGGGCCTGTTCATCGTCAATGACATCGCCCGGGCGCATCGGGGAAAGATTTCGGTCAGTTCAACGGAGGGGGCGGGGACGGTGTTTCGGGCGATCTTTCCGCGTCGGGCGGCTGCCTAG
- a CDS encoding SDR family oxidoreductase — protein MHTFTDQNVLVVGGSSGIGLATAQAFAAAGAKVTIASRSAGKLAEAAEAIGHGVKTVVLDTADNAAVEALAGGQTWDHVVVSAAQTPGGPVRQLALDDAYAAMESKFWGAYRVARAANIRDGGSLTLVSGFLSVRPSATSVLQGAINAALESLVRGLALELSPVRVNAVSPGVIRTPLWNGMDDSTRAAFFASAAGKLPAKRVGEPGDIANAVLYAAGTGFTTGSTIMIDGGGSIA, from the coding sequence ATGCATACCTTCACTGACCAGAACGTCCTCGTTGTCGGCGGCAGCTCCGGCATCGGCCTCGCCACCGCCCAGGCGTTCGCCGCCGCGGGTGCGAAGGTGACCATCGCGTCGCGGTCGGCAGGCAAGCTTGCCGAGGCGGCAGAGGCGATCGGGCACGGCGTGAAGACCGTCGTCCTCGATACGGCCGACAACGCCGCCGTGGAAGCCCTGGCCGGCGGCCAGACGTGGGACCACGTGGTGGTCTCGGCCGCGCAGACCCCGGGCGGTCCGGTGCGCCAGCTCGCCCTCGACGACGCCTATGCGGCCATGGAGAGCAAGTTCTGGGGTGCGTACCGGGTGGCCCGTGCGGCGAACATCCGTGACGGCGGCTCGCTTACGCTGGTGAGCGGCTTCCTGTCGGTGCGTCCCAGCGCGACCTCGGTGTTGCAGGGGGCGATCAATGCGGCGCTTGAGAGCCTCGTGCGTGGGCTTGCCCTGGAGCTTTCACCCGTCCGGGTCAATGCCGTGTCGCCGGGCGTGATCCGCACGCCGCTGTGGAACGGCATGGACGATTCGACCCGGGCCGCGTTCTTCGCATCGGCGGCTGGCAAGCTCCCGGCCAAGCGCGTCGGTGAGCCGGGCGATATTGCGAACGCGGTGTTGTATGCGGCTGGTACCGGGTTTACAACCGGGTCGACGATCATGATCGACGGTGGTGGGTCGATCGCCTGA
- a CDS encoding LysR family transcriptional regulator, protein MLDNLLELTIFARIVATGSLSGAARDLDLSLAVVSKRLAALEERLGVRLLQRTTRRQSLTEEGEAFHLRCVRILAEVQEAEAAVSRTRDAVTGTLRIAAPRAFGRRRIAPLAVAFRARHPDVCIQLTLSEALVDIVEEGIDVAIRFGALADSSHIARRLAPNYRILCAAPAYLARRGIPQEPGALATHDCIIFGEHPTREWTFQHADGETSVRVNPAYVTNDGEAAHALALAGGGIVQKSIWDVGDDLGSGHLVRILPNHAIPAAPLHAVYANAEHLAPKVRAFVAFCAEALEQDWRWGE, encoded by the coding sequence ATGCTGGATAACCTGCTGGAACTGACCATCTTCGCCCGCATCGTGGCCACGGGAAGCCTCTCCGGGGCGGCGCGCGACCTGGACCTGTCCCTTGCCGTGGTCAGCAAGCGGCTGGCCGCGCTCGAGGAGCGCCTGGGCGTCCGCCTGCTGCAACGGACCACACGTCGGCAGTCGTTGACCGAGGAGGGCGAGGCCTTCCACCTGCGTTGCGTGCGTATCCTCGCGGAGGTGCAGGAGGCGGAGGCCGCGGTGTCGCGCACGCGCGATGCGGTGACGGGAACCCTGCGTATCGCGGCGCCCCGGGCGTTCGGTCGACGCCGCATCGCACCGCTCGCCGTCGCGTTCCGCGCACGCCACCCGGACGTCTGCATACAGCTGACCTTGAGCGAGGCGTTGGTCGATATCGTCGAGGAGGGCATCGACGTCGCGATCCGGTTCGGCGCCCTGGCGGATTCGTCGCATATCGCACGGCGCCTGGCCCCCAATTACCGGATCCTCTGTGCCGCACCCGCCTACCTTGCCCGGCGTGGGATCCCACAGGAGCCGGGGGCACTGGCGACGCACGACTGCATCATCTTCGGCGAGCATCCCACGCGCGAATGGACGTTCCAGCACGCCGACGGCGAGACTTCGGTCCGGGTGAATCCCGCCTACGTCACCAATGACGGCGAGGCAGCGCATGCACTGGCCCTGGCCGGCGGCGGCATCGTGCAAAAGTCCATCTGGGATGTCGGCGACGACCTGGGCAGTGGACACCTGGTCCGGATACTGCCCAACCACGCCATACCTGCCGCGCCGCTGCATGCCGTTTACGCCAACGCCGAGCACCTGGCGCCGAAGGTGAGGGCGTTCGTGGCGTTCTGTGCGGAGGCGCTGGAGCAGGATTGGCGTTGGGGTGAGTGA
- a CDS encoding helix-turn-helix transcriptional regulator: MKNILPALRAERGWTQSDLAAHLNVSRQTVNAVETGRYEPSLSLAFAIAELFKRPIEAIFRVR; the protein is encoded by the coding sequence ATGAAGAATATCCTTCCAGCCCTGCGCGCCGAGCGCGGCTGGACCCAGAGTGACCTGGCTGCGCATCTGAACGTTTCGCGGCAAACGGTGAATGCGGTAGAGACCGGGCGGTATGAGCCCAGCCTGTCGCTCGCGTTTGCCATCGCAGAGCTGTTCAAGCGGCCTATCGAGGCGATCTTCCGGGTTCGATGA
- a CDS encoding immunity protein 58, with amino-acid sequence MSYRTISLTVIATLLLALGYVTYHWIDMAISNDYSSKGEDEALVSNKQFRRLLLVALKGQDKAHVVSLLNDDANAHPDEHILIKDEGRSVSYENHDFRFSKDGILEGIGQGVGVPAPDACGGPEDPKGAPCTAP; translated from the coding sequence ATGAGCTACCGAACAATCAGCCTGACCGTCATTGCCACACTCTTGCTGGCCTTGGGCTACGTGACCTATCACTGGATAGATATGGCCATATCGAACGATTACTCATCGAAGGGAGAGGATGAGGCGCTTGTCTCTAACAAGCAGTTCAGGCGGCTGCTGTTGGTTGCACTGAAAGGGCAGGACAAGGCCCATGTCGTTTCGCTCCTGAATGACGACGCGAATGCGCACCCCGACGAACACATCTTAATCAAGGACGAGGGACGATCGGTCTCCTATGAGAACCACGACTTCAGGTTCTCGAAAGACGGCATCCTCGAGGGGATCGGGCAGGGCGTCGGCGTCCCTGCGCCGGACGCTTGCGGCGGTCCAGAAGATCCGAAGGGTGCGCCTTGCACGGCGCCGTGA
- a CDS encoding LysR family transcriptional regulator: MDLIAALKSFVRVAQTGSFSAVASERGLTQPAISRQVSALEAHLGTRLVQRSTQAVTLTDEGRELLDRAQRLIDDAESLPFSIGAQRGKPTGRVRIALPVPLGLYLSSHLGPFLARHPGLSLDLVLRDGASNLIEEGLDCEIRLGPLDDSTMVARSIGMTKAYLVAAPAYLDAHPPLQHPHDLARHACLFYQRWGRDRTWWFGDARKGGGAAGDEIAVPIHGRIHSNNAGAVHRAVLAGQGIAVLSHLLVADDLAAGRLRHVLPDFPTRRFPIHVLYPSSRGLPPRTRVLIDYIAELLGNDPEMAPASGSFLDVPHT, from the coding sequence GTGGACCTGATCGCCGCCTTGAAGTCCTTCGTCCGGGTTGCACAGACCGGTTCCTTTTCCGCGGTCGCCAGCGAACGTGGCCTGACCCAGCCGGCGATCTCGCGGCAGGTCAGTGCGCTTGAAGCACACCTCGGCACGCGGCTCGTGCAACGAAGCACGCAAGCGGTCACGCTCACCGATGAAGGCCGCGAACTGCTCGATCGCGCGCAGCGGCTGATCGATGATGCCGAAAGCCTGCCCTTCAGCATCGGTGCGCAGCGCGGCAAGCCGACGGGGCGCGTTCGCATCGCGCTGCCCGTACCGCTGGGCCTCTACCTGAGCAGCCACCTGGGGCCATTCCTCGCACGACATCCTGGCCTGTCGTTGGATCTGGTGCTGCGTGACGGTGCCAGCAACCTCATCGAAGAGGGCCTGGACTGCGAGATCCGTCTCGGGCCGCTTGACGATTCCACGATGGTCGCCCGTTCGATCGGCATGACCAAGGCCTACCTCGTCGCTGCGCCGGCGTACCTGGACGCGCATCCTCCGTTGCAGCACCCGCACGACCTGGCCCGGCATGCGTGCCTTTTCTACCAGCGCTGGGGCCGTGATCGCACGTGGTGGTTCGGCGATGCGCGCAAGGGCGGCGGGGCGGCCGGCGACGAGATAGCGGTTCCGATCCACGGTCGCATCCACTCCAACAACGCCGGCGCCGTGCATCGCGCGGTATTGGCGGGGCAGGGCATTGCCGTGCTCTCGCACCTGTTGGTCGCCGATGACCTCGCGGCAGGGAGACTGCGCCACGTGCTGCCGGACTTCCCCACGCGCCGGTTCCCGATCCATGTCCTGTACCCATCCAGTCGCGGCCTGCCACCGCGGACGCGTGTGTTGATCGACTACATCGCCGAGCTGCTCGGCAACGATCCGGAGATGGCTCCGGCGAGCGGCAGCTTTCTCGACGTACCCCACACGTGA
- a CDS encoding hemerythrin domain-containing protein — MAETIFEALRESHATQRSLMRKLVRSKPGPDRVSIFTDLRIELAAHEAAEERFLYVPMLMDDRGLHPSRDALADHHKMDDLVEDLQTRNHAGRHWTATVAKLSEELHDHLREEERSFFQMAGKILTETQKTTLARKYRKDYDAMRRKLAEAG, encoded by the coding sequence ATGGCAGAGACCATCTTCGAAGCACTCCGTGAGAGCCACGCGACCCAACGCTCCCTGATGCGCAAGCTGGTGCGCTCCAAGCCGGGCCCCGACCGCGTGTCGATCTTCACCGACCTGCGGATCGAACTTGCCGCTCACGAAGCCGCCGAAGAGCGCTTCCTTTACGTGCCCATGCTGATGGACGACCGCGGCCTCCATCCCTCCCGCGACGCCCTGGCCGACCACCACAAGATGGACGACCTGGTCGAGGACCTGCAGACCCGGAACCACGCAGGCAGGCACTGGACGGCGACGGTCGCGAAGCTCTCCGAGGAGCTCCACGACCATCTTCGCGAGGAGGAACGCAGTTTCTTCCAGATGGCAGGTAAGATCCTCACCGAGACCCAGAAGACGACCCTTGCCAGGAAGTATCGGAAGGACTACGACGCCATGCGGCGCAAGCTCGCCGAGGCCGGTTAG